Below is a genomic region from Miscanthus floridulus cultivar M001 chromosome 1, ASM1932011v1, whole genome shotgun sequence.
attcgttaattgctaatccttgctgtcatattgtgtgcctacccatagctccacatattcttctatcagcacaggttcatcttgcaactgttacccacgctccacAACAGATTGCtttgccactttggttttgctcctatttgacgttggtaagaatacaggcaagacgatGGTAAgctgcttgtgattttgcattccactttcaccaccatcaccaccaccaccacttgtttccttttagttgatagggataatactttggtgttgtctttttctatcttttaaccatggcaggaactccgacggacttcaatgagtgcgtgtccaagggcgagcttacaacgttcatgactgaacaacgcaatcttatgaccgagctgacgcgcaacgtgaacaatctggtcacccgcattgaacagcttgagcaacgccctccaccttatcgtgctgatgatgaagatgcggatgcttttggtgatgaagatgcgtatgctgacggtggtgcccgtcgccgcctcaacttcaatcgtcgcggtatggaaggtaataatcatggtaataatgatctttttgctaaaattaaatttagtctacctccttttgctggtaatgttgatccagaggcatatttagattgggagcttgctgttcaacaaaaatttgattctcataatgttcccgctgagcatagagttagacttgctactagtgagtttactaattttgctttgttctggtggagtgatctttgcaatgccaataatgctgctgatgtgcctcaaacttggaatgttttaaagcaacgtatgaaatctcgttttgttcctccttattaccaacgtgatttacatttgaaactacaaactttaaaacaaggtgataaaggagtagaagcatactatcaagaattgcttattggtttagcacgttgtggtataaatgaagatgataatgatgctagtgctagattttttggtggtttaaaccatgatatacagaacatacttgattacaaagaatggcgcaatttttcccaattgtatcatcttgctattaaggcagaacgagaagtacagggacgcaaacaacaccagcctttcaggtctaacaatgggaggaattttcagcagcgttctgagccggagacgcccaagcttcctattgcaccacagccatctacacctccattttcttccggggtaagtaaattgtctaatgtgcagtttccacagctgaagaaaggtgccaCTCCGGGTGCTtttactagctcctcctcgttcagctctaaaatcatttgccaccgatgcaaaggcatgagacatgtcatgaaggagtgccccagtcgtcgctctttcattgctaccgaggatggatatgtaagtgctagtgatgttgaagatgatttagcccttgctgctaacattgatgcagatcccaccgagggcgatcaagacaaggaggccatcaccattgactccgtggctgctgccgtggactaccctagccttcttgtgcagcgtgtgttgagtacacgtgtgagacatgaagaagagatgaagatccaacgccacaatttgttccacatgtatctcattgtgcagggttgtcgtgttctcactatcattgatggcgggagttgcaacaacttggtgagttcagatttggttgacaagcttggcttgaccacacgacaatattcgtatccatataaacttcaatggttcaataatagtggtaagactaaggtaactaaatcagcacgcattagctttttcacaggctcttgtcatgatactgctgattttgatgttgtccctatgcaagcttgttccattttgttaggtcgaccatggcaatttgataatgatgctttacaccatggtagaactaatacatacactatcatacataaggacaagaaaattacattgctgcctttgtctcctacggatattattaaacatgctaatgagattaaaaataaacctccaacagacattgctaaaaataatgggattaagttaaaaggaggtgcttttcttgctacaacttctgctactgctgcgttatgtgataatcctgatgcaccatgttatactatgttttgtcaaccttttatgtctggtgcattgcctgctgtcactaaccttttgcaggagttcgctgatgatgggatgaagtcgaggacgacttcaattctagaaggaggggatgatgaggacatcgccaagatggagtcgaggacgactccaattcgagaaggggaggatgatgaggacatcgccatgctagacacaccgacgccatggtcttccccaagttgcaattcgttcccaactcagctgccacgtcgccctcggattcagcagacacgtcgtcactgtttcggtcataactttctcatacgacatcgaaacgtgccgttcttggatgcgttggaaaggggatgacgacgccgtcgttttggatctggtcccagctccagaaggtccgtggatcattctgtgtgaccacggcaaggtgctgtgtcacctatttgggccaacttggccatgtatcgtgtcgggccttaagcccaagttgtgggcgcccaatccctggccgtccccaaccctaggtcgagtcttagactataaacacagccgtcacaactgctacacaattgggttttgtttagagtttagttttccatcgagaaatagaatcgttcattgtaactgtggtgacaaatccttttacagtgatctagggcccccgttcttgatctcctccactatgtcgattagtcctttggaaccgagttctagaaccctctattgatattcacgtcattcatatttgcaatatcagattgcgtgttttaccttcttgcttgtgctcttcgattcgcttgcaggaaaagccttcttggcgaggtcaatcaagttgtgcttggttgataaccaacggagtagtggtgtaatggttgcagggttcgaatcgcgtctgatttgaagctggatcgccaacatcgagatctccacaaatcgaacttaccggctacctctcggaagatcgggcctgtactcatcagttCCTGGGCTTGGCCGGATACTACCGGTGTTTTATTCAGAACTACGGCGCCATCGTGGGTCCACTCACCCAGCTACTCAAATGGGACGCGTTCCAGTGGTCTGTGGCCGTTGAGGCGGCGTTCGCGGCCTTGAAGGCCGCCCTGTCCGATGCTCATGTCCTACATCTCCCCGACTTCAGCAAAGAGTTCGTGGTGGACTGTGATGCATCTGGGTCGGGCTTCGGTGCGGTACTTCACCAGGGCGCGGGGCCACTCGCCTTCTTCAGTCGACCGTTCGCGGCCCGGCACCTCAAGGTGGCCGCATATGAGCGCGAGCTCATCGGCCTCGTTCAAGCGGTGCGGCATTGGCGCCCCTATCTATGGGGGCGCGCGTTCATCGTCTGCATCGACCACTACGCCCTCAAATATATGCTGGATCAGCGGTTGTCAACCATTCCACAACACCAATGGATTAGCAAACTGTTTGGTTTTGATTTCAGGGTCGAGTACCATCCCGGGCGACAGAACACGGTTGCCGATGCGCTGTCGCGCCGCGACGGCGACACGCCCCTTCTAACGGCCCTGTCCATGACCTGTGACGGCGACACCTCTCTCCTGGCGACTATGTCTATGCCCACGTTCGCCCTCTACGACGACCTACGCCAGGAGCTCGCCCAGGACGTGGAGCTGTGGGCACGCTGGGACGCCGTCACGGCAGGCACTCATGGTGGGGACTGGAGTGTCCATGATGGCCTCATCATCTACGATGGTCGCGTCTTCGTGCCTCCCGCGTCGGCTGTACTTCCTGACATCTTGCAGCTCACCCACACCGCGGGCCACGAGGGCATCCAGAAAACGCTGCAACGCCTCCGCTCCACCTTCTACCTCGACCACGACCGCCGCACCATCAGCGACTTCGTCCGCGCCTGCTCCACCTGCCAGCGGAACAAGACGGAGGCACTGCACCCCGCGGGGCTTCTCCAGCCGTTGCCGGTGCCGTCCCGCGTATGGGCGGACATCGCGATGGACTTCATTGAGGCACTGCCCAAGGTGCATGGCAAGAGCGTCATTCTTACAGTGGTGGATATATTCTCCAAGTTCGCCCACTTCATCCCATTGGGGCACCCGTCAACGTCAGTGGCTCGAGCATTCTTCCACGAGATCGTCCGGCTACATGGGTTTCCTGACTCCATAGTCAGTGACCACGATCCGGTGTTCACCGGTCACGTTTGGCGTGACCTGTTCCACCGCGCCGGCGTCTAGTTGCGGCTGAGCACCGCCTTCCACCCCCAAACGGACGGACAGTCGGAGGCTGTCAATAAGACCATCGCCATGTACCTCCGGTGCATCACCGGCGATCGCCCGCGGGACTAGCTTGACTGGCTTTCGTGGgcggagtactgctacaacactTCCTTCCATTTGGCGCTCCGCACGACGCCGTTCAAAGTCGTCTATGGCAGGGACCCCCCGGAACTACTGTCCTATGCGCCGGCCTCGGCTAACACGGACACCGTCGACGCTCTGCTCTCCAGCCGTGACGAGTTCCTGCAGGAGGTGCGCGCTTGCCTCCTCGAGGCACAGGAGTATGCTCGTCGCCACTACGACGCCCATCATCGACAATTGGAGTTCGTGGTGGGGGATTGGGTGCTCCTTCGCCTGCTGCATCGGCCCACCAAATCCCTGGTCCCCGGCCCCGTGGCAAATTGGCCCCCAAGTACGCGGGGCCCTACCAAGTGTTAGAACGCATCGGACCGGTGGCCTATCGCCTGCGTCTCCCGGACGGCGCCAGGATACACGACGTCTTCCATGTCGGCATCCTAAAGCCGTTCCGCGGCGCTCCGCCGGCTACTCTCCCGGCTCTACCTCCTCTCCAACATGGCAGGCCACTACAACAGCCAGAACGGGTCCTACGTTCCAGCCTTCGGCGCGGCGAGTGGCAGATCCTCGTCCAGTGGGCCAACATGCCGGCGTCCGAGGCAACTTGGGAATCTGTCGAGGCGTTCAGGGCAGCCTACCCCTCGTTCCAGCTCGAGTACGAGCTGTTTGCCGAGGGGGGAGAGATGTTATAGTAGGCCAAGTGTACCAGAGGAGGCAACGCGCCAACAGTGGCTAGGGGGCGGCTTCAGTTGGATTGGATCAGCTTCAGTCGGTTAGATCACAGGAGCTTTGCATGGAGTTTGTTGCAAGTCTGTTAGCTGCatgtttagtttgttatgcatgttTAGTTTGTTATCCCTAAATTAGTGGCATGCTTGTAATCCGCCTATAAGGCAAACCATTTGATTAATGAAGAGTTAACCTGGGATTGAGACTCACCGTCTCCCTTGGATGCCCAGCCGTAGCACTGTTCACCGTCTCCTCCTTGTCGCTCAGAGTCCAGGCGCCGGCCACGGCGCCGCCTGTCCGCCGCCGAGGATTCAAGCCACGGCCAGCAACCTCCCACTCTTGCCCCCTGCGCAGCCGTAACATCAGGCAACGAAACAAACTAAACTAGCCAGCATTACAGATAGCCCTGCTCATGGGCGAGAACCCACGCCGTTCCCACTCCACCCAAATCCCAAACCCACAAAATCAgatagtttgttcaaaaaaaaggGGGGTTAAtccaacccaacccaacccaactCGTTTTCACCCCCCAACCCAACCCACGTGGTGCGTTGCACCCATGGCAACCCATGGGTAAGCACACGATTCACTACATGGTAAGTACACATATGGATAAGCACTACTGCAGAATCCTGCTTCTCGGTTCCAGGTTTCTTGCTGCATTCAGTACACCGAATGGGTAAGAACATGATTCAGTACACCGAATGGTTCAGCAAGAAATTAAATTGATTACAACACATTTGCTTACAAACAACGCACACCAGAAGCTTCAGAATCTTTTTGTCAAACCGAACCTTGACGACGATGGCAGCCTGCGAAACGGATCAAAGACATCCATCTATCACCGCGCGCCTAACCAGTTAAGGTCATCAGTTAGTTATCACCTACTCCTGCTACATACTGCTAGCTAGTAGCTGCTCTGTCTTCTTCCTTTTCTCATGCACGCACAAGCACAAGCTGAATTCTCAAAGCCTGCAAATTAAAGCTGCGATAAATTAAACTGATGATTGACTCACTGAAGTCCAAAGGTAGATTGATCTTCATAAGAGAAAATGGGATGATTCCAAGCTAGAGACAAGGTATAGACAGACACAGATGATGCATGCTGCTAGTGCTAGCTATAGGTGCATGGCATTGCATTGCATGGAGCCAAATTACAAGCCAGCAGCAAGTAATCCTATGATGGTGTATGTGCTCCAACTCCAACAGCAGTGACGCGCACGCACTTTATTATTTGGTAAAAGTTACCAACAATGACGCTCAACTTTGCAAGAGAAGACATGCATACAAACCTGCAGCAAAGTCATCGTGTGCTTGTTGTGCACCACCCATTTATGCATGGATGCAAAGAGTTGAATGAAAGAGAAAAGGGTTTCTCggccagtggcggagccaggatttcaAGGTACGGTATTCCCATCTCCAAACAAAAAAAAGTCCAATCCAAAGGTCTAAAATATAGTAGGCATTCAACCTTTGACTTCTACACAGATGTCCAAGATTTTTCTTATTTGCAATATCATCGTGACCAGATCctcagccaaaaaaaaaaaaaaaaaaaactcaagcaCAAAGACCGATGTGTATAATGAGGTTACAGTACTTCAACAGGAGACAAATGTAGCACTGGCTATAGAAGAATCTGAGGCTCAAATCAAGAATCTTCAGAGTGACTTGGAACAGCAGCACAACCAAATTTCAGTTATCCAGCAAGCAAATAAAGAAATGCAGGATAAAAACTCTAGCTTGCACAAGCAAATTGACTAACTGAAGAGCAGAAAAAAGAAGGGTGTATATAACTAAAGCAAACTGGGTTCATTTCCAAAAAAACAAAGTGCAGATCATGATTACACAGCAATAAGAACTCTCAGTCTACCCATTAAGTACTAGAAATTCTATCAAAATCATTCAGAACAATGAGTGACATTGTGACAAGCATTTCTTCTGAGCTATGATAATTTGTACTTAACAAACAACCAGTGCCTCGACAGGCAATGAGCGTGGCCACAACAGTGAAAGAAAATTCCACAGCCTTAAGCAATATGTTCCCTGATAGCTGACTGCTGACCACAGCCATAAGCAGCACATATGTTTTCTTAAATTAAGGATAGCCGTCCTTACCATTTTCAGAATTTTTCATTGCAATAATAAACACGTGATTGTAATTTATTGGTGATCTTAGCATGCTCCTTACCAAGTTACCAACACTGTGTAAGGCAAGCATGGCACAGTAACTCGCTAGCTGAAAATGATGAAAAATGAAAGCCAATTTgccttttcttccttttcatcaTTTTATAATTGTCTAAAGAGCTAAAAAATTCTTCAAACTTGCCAGGTATGCTGTATGATATGCATATGTTCTGTTTTTGTGCATTTGGACAGAAATATATAACTGAAAACATGTTTGGAAATTATTATAACTGTGCTACTAGCTTCCTCCACCTTGCCACAAATTAAATCAAATGAATCATAGCCCATAGAATCAAGATACGGTACCAGTCCTGTATGAATCATAGGCTAGCCCATAGAATCATAGCCAGGCCAGCAGGTCTAATATGGCAATCCATCACAATCAACCAAGGTCCAAGTAGTCCCCCAGAGATCCGCCGGGGTTTAAGAAGCAGCTCGAAACAAAAGGAGCTGTTAGTATCTCATTCCCAGCTTACAGGCCAAACAGAAAACCAAACAGACAACGATTTCTTAGTATCAAGAATACCTCGTTGGCCTTTACAACACCAGCTTTTAAAAATTGTTTCATAGAGTTTCTTCTCAGTAGCAATTTAGGCTACCTGAAACTAGTAGTTCAGATTATTCAGTGTGACAGACACCATATCTAAATCCAACATACATAACCTGATGCAACACCTCCAAAGCAACCACAGCAGGCAGGCCAGCAGGTCTAATTTCACAATCCATCACACAATCATCAACGAAGGAGTCCTCCAGAGATCCGGAGTTTAAGACGCAGCTCGAAGCAAAAGGTGCTGTCGGTATCTCGTTCCCAGCTTACACGCCAAACAGACAACCATCTTTTGCACATGGGCAGAGGTCCATGGCACCCAAAACGTTGTTTAGAATCAAGAATACCTCCTTGGACCTTACAACACCAGCTTTTAAAACATGTTTCATAGACACTTTCTTCTCAGTAACACTTTAGGCCACTACCTGAAACTACTAGAGTCAGCAACAGCAAAGTACAATCTAAGCATTAgtagaaacaaacaaaaaaatcaGCTTGTGAGATATATGCAAAACATCAGCTGGTAAGAACATGATGATAAAAATGGTTATAAGCTAATACTGGCAATAATAAAGATTTATCCATAGAAGAAAAAGTAAGTTCAGGATAATCTTCAGCCATGTATACTATGCAGATGAAGAAACTAACAAACATGCGCACTGAGGATCCAGAATAAGTGAAAACACAGCTCCTTCATAAATAACCATAACTTAAGTGGACTATGAGCAGTCAGGGATCACTAGAGATCGTATCCAGAATACAGAAACAGCTGCTAATGAGCATGAGTTGCAGTTCCACCATCCACCTTCGCGGAGCTCCTCCTGGAGGATGGCGACCTGTCACTCGAGTGTCTCCACATGGTCCACAGGGTAGTTCATGCGCCTGGTTGCCGTCTCAGGGAACTTGCTGTCCAGCCATTGGGTGAATCCAGTCCTTGCAAGGATCGGGGTCAAcaaaaaagaacaagaagaaccAAACCGCATTTTGCAGCTCTCGCATTGCAGTTGTAACTCGTGCAACTTTTCAAGTCAACATAACACTGAAGTTTAGAACCAATATAATAAGCGGAGGCAACTAATTAGCAGTACAAATGACATGGTTCAGATTGTTCAGATGGGCAACACTTCCAAATCAACTACAGCAGCCAGGCCAGCAGGTCTAATTTGGCAATCGATCACACTGAGGGCACAATACTAGCACAAGCTGCAGCATAGGCATCTGCAAGGCCAGGAACAGAGTCCTCGTGACAGTCGATGAACTTCAATTTGAAAGCTTCTCCTGTAAGATGAGCTAATGAGAAAAGGTTCATATTGCTATTCAGCAATCCCTTTTCCTGCAGCACTTTCAAGACATGATGCTGGGGAACTAGCCGTTTCTCCAAGCTAAATGCGAGCAGGATAGGCCTTTGCACAATATAGTGTGGCTCCATCTCAGCCTCATTGACCAGGAACTCGATCTTGCGAAGAAGAGTCGCATCAGATAATCCTAATATACATGGCATCTTGGAcactgcaatggaaacctcagaGTCAGAACAACCAAGAGTCCTCTTAAAGAACTCAAACTTGGCAGCAACCTTCTCACTGGAAACACTGGCGACGATTGCCACTGCTTGCCTGAACAACGGCGACGCGGCAGGTACCCCAAGTTCTTCTGCCCGCAGCATGAACTCCTTCACGCGTTCCGGCTTGAAGGTAAGCACCCATTGGTTTTGTAAACACACCTTAGCAATGTCTCGAACACCGCGTTGACGAAACAAAGCTATGTTGGGCTTGATTATCTTCTCAAGGCTCACATTGAGGAGGCTCCTGTTCCCCTTTGCGACCACGAGGACCCGATCAAACGAGCCGAAGAAGGAGATGAAGAACTCAACCTTGGGAGCGACGTCGCCGCGGCGGAGAGAGCGTGAGTCGACCAGGAGGAAACGAGCGATCTGCGGAGTAGACATACCGACGCGGTCGCGGAGAGCGACAAGGCGTGGGGCGATGTTATTTACGGAAGCGCGGAGGAGCAGCGGGTCCGCGGAGACGACGGCGGCGATGTCGGCGCGGGAGAGGCCGGCGCCGGAGAGCAGGGCGAGGATGGCATCGGGGTTGGAGGCGGAGATGAGGCAGTGTTATACAGTAAATCACTCGTGAACATCATGCTTAAGTGATATTGTGTGATGATTGGTAAAGCATTGTAACTTAAATGAGTCCTAAATCGTAAAACAAAAAGTTAATTCACGATTTATAAAGTTAACAAGCAGAGATGTTaattaatttttattgaacaaaaacgctataaaacatatatgtgacaccttaataaagtttgaagtacatattttgtagaagatagtgtaacttttgttttaacaagataataacgctagctaacatttctaatagcttgaaaaccgaatttgaagcaaatccaactcaagacttagtcaatttcttaagtctgaaaatagattgacaaagctatgtttggtaatttattCAGTAAAAATTGAGTTTAGGAGTTGTGTCGTTCTTTAGCTCTTGTTGATAGCCTAAGGTGCCCTCTTTAGAGTAGTGAAGGTAGTctggggattggatcaactgtGTAGTTGTTTCAAACGCTTTAATATCCTTGCACAGCGCGTTCTCGGGCTGTTTTTCCTGGCTGGACACGATCACCATGCCGAGCGACCTAGACGTCGTGGCGCTCGGTGCGCGCAAGCGTGCGCGTGGCCGCGCGTTGGTCGGCCGGAGCTACCCGCGCTCTGGCCACATCACTGGCCGCCTCGGGCCGCCGCCACGCGAAGCAATGGCTGCCCGACTCGCCACGTCGCGCTGCCCCCGCCTGCTGCCGTTGCCGCGCGTTGCTGCTGCCCTCCGTGCCGCGCCACGACAACGCCGCTGCCGTCGCATAAACCACGTCCCGCCAAGCAAGCACAGGCCGAGCCTTGACTGCGTCCTCACcgtctccctcccctcccctgtcCTCTTCTTTGCTGCCGCCGCTGAGCTGCGCCAACCCGCCTGCATGCGAGAAGCCACCCCCCATCAATTCCACGTGCCTGCGCCTGCGCTCTCACGTCCACCCAGACTTGAACCATGCAAggtcaagctccaatttggagcttcgcCCTGCCACCGTGCTGTTAAGACCCATCACCGCCCTCACCATGGCCAGCCCCCTCCTCAATGTCTCGAGCCGAATTAGCTGCACCACTAGCCCCGCCTAGAACCCCTCCTCGTCATGCGCACCTAAGTCGCACCTCTACTGTTGCCTCCTCGCCGCTGGCACGGCCGTGTCGCTGCGGTTCACCGTCGAGCTCGCCACATGCACGCGGTCAGGCTCGCTCGGGGCATCTCCGGCCGAACCATCACCTCCGCTAGGTTAGTGGTGAGTCCCTGTTGCTCACCCGCTATCCCTACTGCC
It encodes:
- the LOC136455189 gene encoding transcription termination factor MTERF9, chloroplastic-like, whose protein sequence is HCLISASNPDAILALLSGAGLSRADIAAVVSADPLLLRASVNNIAPRLVALRDRVGMSTPQIARFLLVDSRSLRRGDVAPKVEFFISFFGSFDRVLVVAKGNRSLLNVSLEKIIKPNIALFRQRGVRDIAKVCLQNQWVLTFKPERVKEFMLRAEELGVPAASPLFRQAVAIVASVSSEKVAAKFEFFKRTLGCSDSEVSIAVSKMPCILGLSDATLLRKIEFLVNEAEMEPHYIVQRPILLAFSLEKRLVPQHHVLKVLQEKGLLNSNMNLFSLAHLTGEAFKLKFIDCHEDSVPGLADAYAAACASIVPSV